Genomic segment of Mucilaginibacter sabulilitoris:
CCCCTTTTTGGAGCGCTTTTACCGAAGCTTATACCAAAAATGATTATGACTGGATAAAAAGCACCCTTGCCAAAATAAATAAACTTTGGATAGCGCTAAGTTTTTGTACAGTGTGCCTGTTGGTGCTTTCTCCGTGGCTGTATGATTTATGGCTGGGTAAAAGTATTGCTGTGCCCGTAAGCCTTTCAATAGCCATGTGTTTGTATACCATAACCATTATATGGCAAGCCATACACGTTCAGTTTTTAAACGGTGTAGGTAAAATAAAACTTCAGTTATATCTGGGAATAATTGGTTCAATTGTAAATGTCCCCCTGTCGGTTTTTTTGGGGCGAAAAGTAGGAGTGGCCGGGGTAACGCTTTCAAACGTGATTTTATTTATCGTGATGGGAATTGTGTTTTCTATCCAAACCAAAAAACTAATTAGCAAAACAGCTACGGGCATTTTTAATGCCTGATTAAGCGGTTGTGAAAGTATTATAAAAGTGATCTATGTATTTTATCAGGAAGCTATACAGATTATTACGCGTTGTTTACTACAAAATGGCTCGTATATATTCATGGATCATCACTTGTTTTAAATTTTATTTAAACGGGGTGAAATTCCATGCCGATTTTATAGGCTTTGGCATTCCTATACTGGATATTAATATGCAGGGGAGTTTTACAATAGGTAAAAGATTTAGGTTCAACAGCGGTAAATATCACGCTATGGGCGGCAGGCAACAGCAATGCTATTTTGTAGCAGCCAAAGGCGGCCAGCTAATTATAGGCGATAATGTGGGTGTTACCTCCATAGCCCTAATATGCCATAATAAAATCAGCATTGGTAATAATGTCAAGATCGGTATCAACACGGTTATCTATGATACTGATTTTCATTCGCTTGATGCCCGGATGCGAAACAGCTATCCCGAAAGACTGGATGGGGTAAAATCAAAACCGGTTATTATACATGATGGGGCTTTTATAGGGGGGCACACCACTATTTTGAAAGGGGTAACCATAGGCAAAAACGCTATAGTTGGAGCAGGTTCGGTTGTTTTTGAAAGTATCCCTGACGAACAGGTTTGGGCTGGCAATCCGGCCAGGTATATACGTGATAATTATGTTTATGAAACAGCTTAAATAAGAAGTATTTATGATTAACCGCATATACCCACTTTTACTTCTTGTGTTAATACTGGCTTCATTTTTTCATGTGCAGGCCATTGTGTTGGTTATCACACTGGTAATTATTTTTATGCCCCTAAAGAACCATTTAGCAGCTATCAAAGCAGCGCGTGTTTTTGCTGCGCTAATGCTGCCTGCAATATGTGGGTTAATTGTGGGGTATCGGAATGATAATTATCTCATCTTAAAAGATCTTTATTACTTCACCATACCGGTGTTATTTATATTGTCGGGTATGGTTTTGGCCTGCAGGTTAAACATCGGGTCGTTTTTAAAAACATTGGTTTATGCAGGTCTCATCACCTCTGTGATGGTTACCGCTATATCGGTATCATATATCGGATTCAGCGCTCTGCTTGATCCATATTCGGCGCATTATGCCATGGGAATTGTTGGCGCCCCCGGTCCGCCAATGGGCTTAGCTTGTTTATTATTTACCTGGAAGTTTAACATTAGACTTTTTAGGCCTCACTGGTTTAAGCTGTTTATGGTAGTAAATACATTTGGCATATATATGTGTGCCTCCCGTACTTATTTTATTATTATGGTGTGTTTTATGCTGTTGCTGGTTGCTGATAAGGTTAAAAGAATATGGATAATACCAACTGTGTTTTTTGCAGTGATGCTGATAGCGTTAATTCCTTCTGATATTTTTCA
This window contains:
- a CDS encoding acyltransferase gives rise to the protein MARIYSWIITCFKFYLNGVKFHADFIGFGIPILDINMQGSFTIGKRFRFNSGKYHAMGGRQQQCYFVAAKGGQLIIGDNVGVTSIALICHNKISIGNNVKIGINTVIYDTDFHSLDARMRNSYPERLDGVKSKPVIIHDGAFIGGHTTILKGVTIGKNAIVGAGSVVFESIPDEQVWAGNPARYIRDNYVYETA